The window CAATTATGTCGCCGCTTCTAAAAACAACCCGACTTCTCGAGACCGCCTCCTCGTGTGCAGCCTCCGCCGCCCACATGCCATGAGTTGCATCACTCAGGCCTGGTTGTGGAAAAAATGTTGTTCTCTCGGAGGCAGGCCCAGAAGTGCTTTAGGATTCGTACAAGCCAGCTTTTTGATGCGATCCAACCATACTAACACCATAGGCACAACCACACATACCATCGGCATCCACAAATCTACCCACTACACTCACTAGTCAAGAGCAATCTCACTTCCTCTCGTACTACTCCGGTCGTTCTATGTCACTTTAAGCGTTCGTAACTCTTGACCAGTTATCGTGTATAGCAAGTAGGCAATGGAAGCGGAGGGGAGCGACCGCCAGCGTCGGCGCCAGAGAAGAATTCATGGCCGGAGGTCAGGAGGTGGTCGGCctgtcggaggaggaggccaagaaGAAGATCACAGAGCACAAGCCCGACCCCAGCGTCCACGTCGTTCCGTCCGACGCCTTCGTCACCATGGATTACAACACCGGCCGAGTCAGGGTGTTCGTCGACTCCAACAACAAGATCACGAAAGCTCCCAGGATTGGCTAGCTAGCTGCGCTCTCATGCTTACGTTTGTAAGGATAAATCAGGACGTAATTCTGTCTAGCTGTACCCTGTAAACGTGTGTACTGATGTATTAGGAAGATGCTCCAGTGCGCCTAGATCTAATGTAGAGAAGATACAAAAGGAGATCAGGTTGGAGAATAGTAAATAAAGTAATGAAATACCGATACATGCAAGAAAATTTCGTGCAAATGTAGATTACGACCATATCACTAGCAGATTGGTGTCACTCTTCTGTTATtaaaaacaacaggagtgtttcaTGGTTCTGCCAGCATATTGCCCTGTAGATAGAAACGGAGCAGGCAGTACATGCATATTTGAAGGATAACTCAATCTAATCAAACAGAAAAAGCAGTCATGTATTCCTATTTGAGAACCAGTCATGCATTCATGATTCAGATTCCAGCACATGCACACACAAAAATAGTTCGAGTCTGAAGATTGGTCAGATTGGTTACTACTTCAGGTAGTCAGCGTtacaaaaacaaacaaacaaataaatgCGAGAATGAAAAACCTGAGAAAAGATTGGTCAGATCAGGTTAACTGGGTTGAGTCATGGCGGTGGCGTGGAGAAGGTGCAGACCAGTGATGTGGACCCACAATGCAATGGTGCCTGCGCCGCTTCTGTCCGTGCACAACATTAGTACTCATATAACAAGTCACCTGAGAAAAGCCCTCTGCAAAGATGTTTCTCCAGCACGAGAATGGCGttttggaggccgagctccatggagccctttatttttgaaaaattcaaattcaaatgtttatgtttcaaaaaattctaaaaaaaatatGCGTATATGTAAGGATGTAACCCACATGTGTGTAAAAATTCATGATGAAACGCCTTGAATTGCGACctgtacaaaaaagacaaattcatggCCTGAGAGAATGAATAGTATCATATGTTAAACAGCCctagatttgtcttttttgcacagcCCTCATTTCAACGTATTTTGCCCTGAAAATTTACACACATGTGTGTTATGTCTTCATGTATAGCTGtgtttttttttcagaattttttgaaacgtaaaaatatgaattttgatgaaatttgaattttgaatttggaggCCTCATTGGAGCTCGGTCACCAAACGGGATTTCCGCTCCAGCACAATGTTACAACACCATATGTTCAAAATAAATTCCACTGAAAGAATTCCGACATAATGACATGGCCATAATTCATGCCAATGGTGTGACAAGTCATATATATAGCAACAACAAGGATCAATCAGGTAGCATGAAACCATATCAACAAGAACACTGCACTGCAATAGAACATATACCAACAAGAAGGATCAATCAGGCAGCATGAAAGCATATGACAAAAGAAGACTAGTAACATAGACAGCATAGCATGGATAAGCAACAAGTCAAACACATTAGTAAATTTAGCAGTTCAAGTCGAACACATCACTGAAGGATCCCCTACTACTGACACTACATATATATCGGAATTCTTCCATTCATCCGTGGCAAATGGACTTTACATATGCACAAATGTTATTGTACTACAACTTGAACTTTTGTCATATTTTAATGGAAGCAACTGAAAGAGGCAACTACTTAGATTATTAAGTTCTTTACAAAATTATTCGCTACATCACTTAACAACCACATTTTTTAAAAATGTACCACCATAGAAATGTTAATGCATAATGGGCGGCGTCAGCTCTCATTAGTGTGTCAAATACATAATCACAAAACCCTGCAAAGAAATAGCCAAAACAGGCAATTGTTCTAGATATCACGTTACATGACGTTTTAACAAAAAAAATGAGgatttttttttttaaaatgGTCATGCAATGTACAATTCATAAGCACTTCAGTGACAACTCTATTACATTAACAATTAaataatattttttttattttgagaAGTGAGCATATAACAGGCTAATAATCTAATGTCACAAAGCTCAACTACTCGGCCAGGTTGTGAACAATACAAAGGCATATAATTTAAAAAATACGAAAAACTTGTTACAGTAGTACTATTACTTACAAATGGAAGTGTATGTTTCCTGAGCAAACTGCAACTTTCTGGAATATTTATTTTCCTAACAATCAATGTTTAGTTTAGAATCCACGGAGAGTGTTGTGTCATAGAACCATCAGATAGCTGGCACCTGGCAGCCTGCTGAAAGGATCGATAAAGTTGACTagagggggcggggggggggggggggggggggttgaataGGCAACTAAGAATTTTTAACTTTTCTTTATCAACATAGGTATCCATATTGCAGAACCACAATAGGCCAATATACAGAGCAGTACTGCGAGAATGACATCACATCTATTGCTTGATCAGATGATTCAAAGGATACCACCAACAGGATGAAAAGCATCTACTTCACATGCAAGTGCGGTAAACAAAAGTCATCTTTGGGCATATCGCTTGGACCACCGTATACGACCACATTACGTATCATGTTATCTCATTGCTACACACCACAATCTACTCTCCATTCTTTGTATCTCATCCTTTCCAGTAGACTAATCTCCAATGTAAAACAAGGAAAGGCAGCCAGAAATAGTATACTAAAACCAGTGATGGCAAGAAAAGTGCACTGCAATAGAACATATACCAACAACAAGCATCAATCAGGCAGCATGAAAGCATATGACAAAAAAAGACTAGTAACATAGACAGCATTGCATTGCATGGATAAGCAACAAGTCAAACACATTAGTAAATTTAGTAGTTCAAGTCGAACACATCACTGAAGGATCCCCTACTACTGACACTACACATATATTGGAATTCTTCCATTCATCCGCAGCCTCCTCCGCACTCGCACGGGACGTCCCAACAACTTATACCGAGAATGGTCTAAATCTTGCCCATGCTCATTCTTGATGATCATGTTTGCAACGAGACAGAACAAAAGAAGGGAAAGATGCAACCAACATGGAAAGATTTTATTTCCTTACAAACAAGGGCCCAAGATTTTACATTCAAGACCCTAAAGCTTTTGTTTTCTTACAAAGAAGGCCAAAATTTAGACAAGTCACGGTAATTTCAGCTGGAAATTTTGGCAGCATAACACGTCACATAAGAATCCAAATCAAAAGAATGGTGCCATGTTTTTCATTCCAAGATTCATTCATGCACTCCAAGTGCAAATCAGTCGATACAGTTCCATATCATCATCCTACCAAACCATTTACCCAACACCACATCTAACTCAATAAGCTCATGGATGAATCAAACACCAGCTCCCACGACTCACTGTTGTCCCTTCCTTCCttgtcttgtcattcttcttgttTTTGAATGAATGGTCAC is drawn from Aegilops tauschii subsp. strangulata cultivar AL8/78 chromosome 1, Aet v6.0, whole genome shotgun sequence and contains these coding sequences:
- the LOC141039286 gene encoding subtilisin-chymotrypsin inhibitor-2A-like, whose product is MRWKRWWTTIRRLRAPAARSASKVVASRMFRCFQASRQWKRRGATASVGAREEFMAGGQEVVGLSEEEAKKKITEHKPDPSVHVVPSDAFVTMDYNTGRVRVFVDSNNKITKAPRIG